A single Carnobacterium inhibens subsp. inhibens DSM 13024 DNA region contains:
- a CDS encoding nucleoside triphosphate pyrophosphohydrolase family protein, translating to MEFNEYQKLASRTLYGNEQVLTNCALGLASESGELVDLIKKYTFHGHDLDKKELTKELGDVLWYLSQIAEWADIPFEEAAVQNIEKLKRRYPDGFSAERSRNRIE from the coding sequence ATGGAATTTAATGAATATCAAAAATTAGCCAGCCGTACTTTATACGGAAATGAACAAGTTTTGACTAATTGCGCATTAGGATTAGCTAGTGAATCCGGTGAGTTAGTGGATCTAATTAAAAAATATACTTTTCATGGTCATGATTTAGATAAAAAGGAATTAACCAAAGAACTTGGGGATGTCCTTTGGTACTTATCTCAAATTGCGGAATGGGCTGACATTCCTTTTGAAGAAGCAGCAGTACAAAATATAGAGAAGTTAAAACGACGTTATCCAGACGGGTTTTCTGCTGAAAGAAGCCGTAATCGAATCGAATAA
- a CDS encoding SPJ_0845 family protein: MGQIHKTETSLDDLFSQFAIDPEEETLFPDPEEKFFIDEDEKEALLAKNNKKNRNVE; the protein is encoded by the coding sequence ATGGGACAAATTCATAAAACGGAGACAAGCTTGGACGATTTATTTAGCCAGTTTGCTATTGATCCTGAAGAAGAAACTCTTTTTCCTGACCCTGAAGAAAAATTTTTTATAGATGAAGATGAAAAAGAAGCTCTTTTAGCTAAAAATAATAAAAAAAATAGAAACGTTGAATAG